From Caballeronia insecticola, a single genomic window includes:
- a CDS encoding LysR family transcriptional regulator — MDRFKQIETFVRVAEAGSLAAAALEEGVSPVILGRRIDALEKRLGVKLMYRSTRRLVVSEEGAAFLDRCKNLLAEWDQAENELAAGRRAVGGHLIVSAPAAFGRMHVAPHAPAFVADKPELQMSFNLTDRVVDLVREGYDLSIRIGGAVDPNFVAVKLAGNRRVVCGTPAYFKKHGKPKSLEDLPEHNCLAFNLQGGQNRGWYFRRNGKLVTVRVSGNLDCNDGELLHRWVSEGLGLGWRSTWEIQRQLEAGELETVLDEFELPDYDILAVYPQQRYVPARVRYFIDYLKEIYAQPGYWSRLLAPPGEPLPEHAPVAHGR; from the coding sequence ATGGACCGTTTCAAGCAGATCGAAACCTTCGTGCGCGTGGCCGAGGCGGGCAGCCTCGCGGCGGCGGCGCTGGAAGAGGGCGTGTCGCCGGTGATTCTCGGGCGGCGCATCGACGCGCTCGAAAAGCGCCTCGGCGTGAAGCTGATGTACCGCTCGACGCGGCGGCTCGTCGTGAGCGAGGAGGGCGCCGCGTTTCTCGACCGCTGCAAGAATCTGCTCGCGGAATGGGATCAGGCGGAGAACGAACTCGCGGCCGGGCGGCGCGCAGTGGGCGGGCATCTGATCGTATCGGCGCCGGCGGCGTTCGGACGCATGCATGTCGCGCCGCACGCGCCGGCGTTCGTCGCCGACAAGCCCGAATTGCAGATGTCGTTCAATCTGACCGATCGCGTCGTCGATCTGGTGCGCGAGGGCTACGATCTGTCGATTCGCATCGGCGGGGCGGTCGATCCGAACTTCGTCGCGGTGAAACTGGCAGGCAACCGGCGCGTCGTGTGCGGCACGCCCGCGTACTTCAAGAAGCACGGCAAGCCGAAATCGCTCGAAGATCTGCCGGAGCACAACTGTCTCGCGTTCAATCTGCAGGGCGGCCAAAACCGCGGCTGGTACTTTCGCCGCAACGGCAAGCTGGTGACGGTGCGCGTTTCCGGCAACCTCGATTGCAACGACGGCGAATTGCTGCATCGTTGGGTATCGGAAGGCCTCGGACTCGGCTGGCGCTCGACGTGGGAGATTCAGCGGCAACTCGAAGCGGGCGAACTCGAAACCGTGCTGGACGAGTTCGAATTACCCGATTACGACATCCTCGCGGTCTATCCGCAACAGCGTTATGTGCCTGCGCGCGTGCGCTACTTCATTGATTATCTTAAGGAAATCTACGCGCAGCCCGGCTACTGGAGCCGCCTGCTCGCGCCGCCCGGCGAGCCTTTGCCGGAGCACGCGCCCGTCGCCCATGGACGCTGA
- the rplI gene encoding 50S ribosomal protein L9 — translation MQIILLEKVVNLGNLGDIVKVKDGYARNFLIPGKKARRATKDAIAEFEVRRAELEKVAAEKLAAAQKQGEKLNGFTVQISQKAGVDGRLFGSVTNADIADALKKQGFADVEKAQVRLPQGPLKIVGDHAVQVALHTDVLVDVTVSVLGEHA, via the coding sequence ATGCAAATCATTCTTTTGGAAAAAGTCGTCAACCTGGGCAACTTGGGCGACATCGTCAAGGTCAAGGACGGCTACGCACGTAACTTCCTGATCCCCGGCAAGAAGGCACGCCGCGCCACGAAGGACGCAATCGCCGAATTCGAAGTTCGCCGCGCCGAACTCGAAAAGGTCGCCGCTGAAAAGCTGGCAGCCGCGCAAAAGCAAGGCGAAAAGCTGAACGGCTTCACCGTGCAGATCTCGCAGAAGGCTGGCGTTGACGGCCGTCTGTTCGGTTCGGTCACGAACGCGGACATCGCAGACGCGCTGAAGAAGCAAGGCTTCGCCGATGTGGAAAAGGCGCAAGTGCGTCTGCCGCAAGGCCCGCTGAAGATCGTCGGCGACCACGCAGTTCAAGTGGCGCTGCACACGGACGTGCTGGTCGACGTCACGGTGTCGGTGCTCGGCGAGCACGCGTAA
- a CDS encoding SDR family oxidoreductase, whose amino-acid sequence MDLGLAGKVVLITGGSKGIGFACAKAFAEEGAKVAIVSRDAANLARAREQLASAGHHIHLARADLHEAHSAEDVVEEASAALGPIDILINSAGAARRYDPDTLDAAAYKAAMDAKYFSYVYPQQVVLKRMAERLRRDPQAEPGAIVNIVGMGGKIATDIHIAGGAANAALMLNTVGLAHYYAKFGIRINAINPGATLTERVEEALELEAKRQGVSRDAVLAESQAKVPLGRYAKPEEIADVALFLASRRASYVSGAIIPMDGVSSPII is encoded by the coding sequence ATGGATCTGGGACTGGCGGGCAAGGTCGTGCTCATCACCGGCGGCAGCAAGGGAATCGGTTTTGCCTGCGCGAAAGCGTTCGCGGAGGAAGGCGCGAAAGTCGCGATCGTCTCGCGCGACGCCGCGAACCTCGCCCGCGCCCGCGAGCAGCTGGCGAGCGCCGGCCATCACATCCATCTCGCGCGCGCCGATCTGCACGAAGCGCATAGTGCCGAAGATGTCGTCGAGGAAGCGAGCGCCGCGCTCGGGCCCATCGACATTCTGATCAACAGCGCCGGCGCCGCGCGCCGCTACGACCCCGATACGCTCGATGCCGCCGCCTACAAGGCCGCGATGGACGCCAAGTACTTTTCCTACGTCTATCCGCAACAAGTGGTGCTCAAGCGCATGGCCGAGCGGCTGCGGCGCGACCCTCAGGCGGAGCCCGGCGCGATTGTCAATATCGTCGGGATGGGCGGAAAAATTGCGACGGACATTCACATCGCGGGCGGTGCGGCCAACGCGGCGCTGATGCTCAACACGGTCGGCCTCGCGCATTACTACGCGAAGTTCGGCATCCGCATCAACGCGATCAATCCGGGTGCGACGCTCACAGAGCGCGTCGAGGAAGCGCTCGAACTGGAGGCGAAGCGCCAGGGCGTGTCGCGCGATGCGGTGCTCGCCGAAAGCCAGGCAAAGGTGCCGCTCGGACGTTATGCGAAACCGGAGGAAATCGCCGACGTCGCGCTGTTTCTGGCGAGCCGCCGCGCGAGCTACGTGTCGGGCGCGATCATTCCGATGGACGGAGTGTCGTCGCCGATCATCTGA
- a CDS encoding DUF47 domain-containing protein has translation MFGRFMPTEGKFFEIFNAHAKCMVDASRELELLIDNLEDAEVHKQNVQTNEKRADKLTHETIDLLHKTFITPLDRDEIHKLITTMDDILDLMEDVATAISLYDVRAVTSEASQLAHICTATCLRVQQAVGLLADMKRASEILKICEEIDRLESDADRVLRSAMSKLFREEDDVKTLIKLKAIYELLETVTDKCEDVANIIEGIVLENA, from the coding sequence ATGTTCGGTCGTTTCATGCCCACTGAGGGCAAATTCTTCGAGATATTCAACGCGCACGCGAAGTGCATGGTCGACGCAAGTCGCGAGCTTGAACTGCTGATCGACAACCTCGAAGACGCCGAGGTACACAAGCAGAACGTGCAGACGAACGAAAAGCGCGCCGACAAGCTCACGCACGAAACCATCGATCTGCTGCACAAGACTTTCATCACGCCGCTGGACCGCGACGAGATCCACAAGCTGATCACGACGATGGACGACATCCTCGATCTGATGGAGGACGTCGCCACGGCCATTTCGCTGTATGACGTGCGCGCGGTGACCTCGGAGGCGAGCCAGCTTGCGCATATCTGCACGGCGACCTGCCTGCGCGTGCAACAGGCCGTGGGCTTGCTGGCCGACATGAAGCGTGCGAGCGAGATCCTGAAGATCTGCGAAGAAATCGACCGTCTGGAATCGGATGCCGACCGCGTGCTGCGCTCGGCGATGTCGAAGCTGTTCCGAGAAGAGGACGACGTCAAGACGCTCATCAAGCTGAAGGCGATCTACGAGTTGCTCGAGACGGTGACCGACAAGTGCGAGGACGTCGCGAACATTATCGAAGGCATCGTGCTGGAAAACGCCTGA
- the rpsR gene encoding 30S ribosomal protein S18: protein MPRPTGKKFDKRRQQQNPLFKRKKFCRFTAAGVEYIDYKDTETLKDFIGENGKITPARLTGTKAHYQRQLDTAIKRARFLALLPYTDLHKA, encoded by the coding sequence ATGCCCCGCCCGACTGGTAAGAAATTCGACAAGCGTCGTCAGCAACAAAACCCGCTCTTCAAGCGCAAGAAGTTCTGCCGTTTCACGGCAGCCGGTGTCGAGTACATCGACTACAAGGACACGGAAACGCTGAAGGACTTCATCGGCGAAAACGGCAAGATCACGCCGGCTCGTCTGACTGGCACGAAGGCGCACTATCAGCGCCAGCTCGACACGGCCATCAAGCGCGCACGTTTCCTCGCGCTGCTGCCGTACACCGACCTGCACAAGGCCTAA
- a CDS encoding replicative DNA helicase, whose amino-acid sequence MNAPSKDPQLDALKVPPHSIEAEQSVIGGLLLDNAAWDRIADVMSQGDFYRYDHRIIYEHVGKLIAATRPADVITVYEALTMAGKAEEVGGLAYLNALAQNTPSAANIRRYAEIVRDRAVLRRLVSVADEISADAFNPQGKEVRQILDEAESRVFSIAEDGARGTQGFLEIGPLLTQVVERIDTLYHTANPSDVTGTPTGFVDLDRMTSGMHGGELIIVAGRPSMGKTAFSMNIGEYVAVEYGLPVAVFSMEMPGTQLTMRMLGSVGRLDQHRMRTGRLTDEDWPKLTHAVQKMSEAQLFIDETGGLNPMELRSRARRLARQCGKLGLIIVDYLQLMSGSSSGENRATEISEISRSLKSLAKELDVPVIALSQLNRGLEQRPNKRPIMSDLRESGAIEQDADVILFIYRDEVYNPDSPDKGTAEIIIGKQRNGPIGPVRLTFHGQYTKFDNFAGAQSFYGSE is encoded by the coding sequence ATGAACGCACCGTCCAAAGACCCGCAACTCGACGCGCTGAAGGTTCCGCCGCATTCGATCGAAGCCGAGCAATCGGTGATCGGCGGCCTGCTGCTGGACAACGCCGCATGGGACCGCATCGCCGACGTGATGTCGCAAGGCGACTTTTATCGCTATGACCATCGCATCATCTACGAACACGTCGGCAAGCTGATCGCGGCAACGCGCCCGGCGGACGTCATCACCGTCTATGAAGCGCTCACCATGGCCGGCAAGGCCGAGGAAGTGGGCGGTCTCGCGTATCTGAACGCGCTTGCGCAGAACACGCCAAGCGCGGCGAATATCCGCCGCTACGCCGAGATCGTGCGCGATCGCGCGGTGCTGCGGCGGCTAGTCTCGGTGGCGGACGAGATTTCCGCGGACGCCTTCAATCCGCAAGGCAAGGAAGTGCGGCAGATTCTGGACGAAGCGGAATCGCGCGTGTTTTCGATCGCGGAAGACGGCGCGCGCGGCACGCAGGGCTTTCTGGAAATCGGCCCGCTGCTCACGCAGGTCGTGGAGCGCATTGACACGCTGTATCACACCGCCAATCCGAGCGACGTGACCGGCACGCCGACGGGTTTCGTCGACCTCGATCGCATGACTTCGGGCATGCATGGCGGCGAGCTGATTATCGTGGCGGGCCGCCCGTCGATGGGTAAGACGGCTTTTTCGATGAACATCGGCGAATACGTGGCAGTGGAGTACGGCTTGCCCGTCGCGGTGTTTTCGATGGAAATGCCCGGCACGCAACTGACGATGCGGATGCTCGGCTCGGTCGGCCGGCTCGACCAGCATCGCATGCGCACGGGGCGGCTGACCGACGAAGACTGGCCGAAGCTCACGCACGCGGTGCAGAAAATGAGCGAGGCGCAGCTTTTCATCGACGAAACCGGCGGCCTGAACCCGATGGAACTGCGCTCGCGCGCGCGGCGTCTCGCGCGTCAGTGCGGCAAGCTCGGCCTGATCATCGTCGATTATCTGCAACTGATGAGCGGCTCGAGCTCCGGCGAAAACCGTGCGACCGAAATTTCCGAAATCTCGCGGTCGCTCAAGAGCCTTGCCAAGGAACTCGACGTACCGGTGATCGCGCTGTCGCAGTTGAATCGCGGTCTGGAGCAGCGGCCGAACAAGCGCCCGATCATGTCGGACTTGCGCGAGTCGGGCGCTATCGAACAGGACGCGGACGTCATCCTCTTTATCTATCGCGACGAAGTCTACAATCCGGACAGTCCCGACAAGGGCACCGCCGAGATCATTATCGGCAAGCAGCGTAACGGTCCGATCGGTCCGGTACGCCTGACTTTCCACGGCCAATATACGAAGTTTGACAACTTCGCCGGCGCGCAGAGCTTCTACGGCAGCGAATAA
- the rpsF gene encoding 30S ribosomal protein S6, which produces MRHYEIVFIVHPDQSEQVPAMIERYKGTITSHGGQIHRIEDWGRRQLAYMIEKLAKAHYVCMNIECDQTTLEELEHAFKFNDAVLRHLIVKLKKAETGPSPMMKEVQREEAKKAASQPSEAQA; this is translated from the coding sequence ATGCGTCATTACGAAATCGTCTTTATCGTGCACCCCGATCAGAGCGAGCAAGTGCCCGCCATGATCGAGCGCTACAAGGGCACGATCACGTCGCACGGTGGCCAGATCCACCGCATCGAAGACTGGGGCCGCCGTCAACTGGCCTACATGATCGAGAAACTCGCGAAGGCTCACTACGTCTGCATGAACATCGAATGCGATCAAACGACGCTCGAAGAGCTCGAACACGCATTCAAGTTCAACGACGCCGTTTTGCGTCACCTCATCGTCAAGCTGAAGAAGGCCGAAACCGGCCCGTCGCCGATGATGAAGGAAGTGCAGCGCGAAGAAGCCAAGAAGGCGGCCAGCCAGCCGTCCGAAGCGCAGGCTTAA
- the priB gene encoding primosomal replication protein N: MNRLQLTASVVEREPVRYTPAGIPIASCTLQHAAEVVEAGIARKIELTLQAVAAGEASGKLESCPMGVETRFTGFLAKKSRNARTLVFHITELQDIGKD; this comes from the coding sequence GTGAACCGGCTGCAGCTGACAGCAAGCGTCGTGGAACGCGAACCGGTGCGGTACACGCCCGCCGGCATCCCGATCGCAAGCTGCACGTTGCAACACGCGGCAGAAGTCGTCGAAGCGGGCATCGCCCGGAAGATCGAACTGACACTGCAGGCAGTGGCGGCCGGAGAAGCGAGCGGCAAGCTGGAAAGCTGTCCGATGGGCGTCGAAACACGCTTCACCGGCTTTCTGGCGAAGAAAAGCCGTAATGCCCGAACCCTGGTGTTTCACATCACAGAATTGCAGGACATTGGAAAGGACTGA
- a CDS encoding inorganic phosphate transporter produces the protein MHSIQLAIWAVALLVIVALAFDFMNGFHDAANSIATVVSTGVLKPQQAVAFAAAFNVIAYFIFHLKVAATVGKGTIDPEIVDHYVIFGALVGAIGWNIVTWHYGIPSSSSHALIGGLVGAALAKSGWGSLNMDGLLKTVAFIFISPLLGFVLGSFFMLLVSWLYFRTPPSKVDRRFRRMQLVSAGLYSLGHGGNDAQKTIGIIWMLLIATGYASATADAPPVWVIGLCYLSMGLGTLFGGWRIVRTMGQKITKLKPVGGFCAETGGAITLFVASFLGIPVSTTHTITGAIVGVGATQKFSAVRWGVAGNIVWAWILTIPASAALAAAGWWIGHRFL, from the coding sequence ATGCATTCGATTCAACTCGCCATCTGGGCTGTCGCCTTGCTCGTCATAGTCGCACTCGCGTTCGACTTCATGAACGGCTTCCACGACGCCGCCAACTCCATCGCGACGGTCGTCTCGACCGGCGTGCTCAAGCCGCAGCAGGCCGTTGCGTTTGCCGCCGCGTTCAACGTCATCGCGTATTTCATCTTTCACCTGAAAGTCGCCGCCACCGTCGGCAAGGGTACGATCGATCCCGAAATCGTCGATCACTACGTGATCTTCGGCGCGCTCGTCGGCGCCATCGGCTGGAATATCGTTACGTGGCACTACGGGATTCCGTCGAGCTCGTCGCACGCGCTGATCGGCGGGCTGGTCGGCGCCGCGCTCGCCAAGTCGGGCTGGGGATCGCTCAACATGGACGGCCTGCTCAAGACGGTCGCGTTCATCTTTATCTCGCCGCTGCTCGGCTTCGTGCTCGGCTCGTTCTTCATGCTGCTCGTGTCGTGGCTGTATTTCCGTACGCCGCCCTCGAAGGTCGACCGGCGTTTTCGCCGCATGCAGCTCGTCTCGGCGGGCCTGTATTCGCTCGGCCACGGCGGCAACGACGCGCAGAAGACTATCGGCATCATCTGGATGCTGCTGATCGCGACCGGCTACGCTTCCGCGACCGCCGACGCACCGCCCGTCTGGGTGATCGGCCTGTGCTATCTGTCGATGGGTCTTGGCACGCTGTTCGGCGGCTGGCGCATCGTGCGCACAATGGGTCAGAAGATCACGAAGTTGAAGCCGGTCGGCGGTTTCTGCGCCGAGACGGGCGGGGCGATCACGCTCTTCGTGGCGTCGTTCCTCGGCATTCCGGTGTCGACGACGCATACGATCACGGGCGCCATCGTCGGCGTCGGCGCGACGCAGAAGTTCAGCGCGGTGCGCTGGGGCGTCGCGGGCAATATCGTGTGGGCGTGGATTCTGACGATTCCCGCGTCGGCCGCGCTCGCGGCGGCCGGGTGGTGGATCGGCCACCGCTTCCTGTAA